A genomic segment from Flavobacterium sp. 9R encodes:
- a CDS encoding MFS transporter, with translation MKNKNLNTKALLIATGLSIVMIALVFFGSRKLQNFDAALITYLFGTVFAFFGIVYRYSVWLQRPPTWIYFKRGITYLVTGKVFSHFWFATKESIENIAFQKFIYPRGKYRWVAHFMIAVGCTSAFLITIPLTFGWIHFAMAPNTISTYEAYFFGFKVMDFELDSIMAFLTFHALNWSSYLVIFGSLYYLRRRLTNPGLIATQTFEGDLLPLILLIAISVTGLGLTYSYQFMKGFAFDFLAVLHAVTVILFLIWIPFGKFFHIIQRPAQIGAHIYKKQGMKMGMAVCPHTGEEFATKLHIQDLKTVTEELGFDFSHEDGTSHLDLSPEGKRSRLAQAHLKARQAGGNLFG, from the coding sequence ATGAAAAATAAAAATCTTAATACTAAAGCATTATTAATAGCAACAGGACTTTCCATCGTGATGATTGCCTTGGTGTTTTTTGGTTCTAGAAAATTGCAAAATTTCGATGCGGCTTTAATTACGTATTTGTTTGGAACTGTTTTCGCTTTTTTCGGAATTGTCTATCGCTATTCGGTGTGGTTGCAACGACCGCCCACTTGGATTTATTTCAAAAGAGGCATTACGTATTTGGTTACCGGAAAGGTGTTTTCTCATTTTTGGTTTGCTACCAAAGAGTCTATTGAAAATATCGCTTTTCAAAAGTTTATTTATCCTAGAGGAAAATACCGTTGGGTGGCGCATTTTATGATAGCCGTGGGCTGTACCTCTGCTTTTTTGATTACCATTCCACTCACCTTCGGTTGGATTCACTTTGCTATGGCACCCAATACCATTTCTACCTATGAAGCCTATTTCTTTGGATTTAAAGTAATGGATTTTGAACTCGATTCCATTATGGCGTTTCTAACTTTTCATGCCTTGAATTGGTCTTCTTATTTAGTAATTTTTGGGTCTTTATATTATTTAAGAAGACGTTTGACCAATCCTGGTTTGATTGCTACTCAAACTTTTGAAGGGGATTTATTGCCGCTGATTTTGTTGATAGCTATTTCAGTGACAGGTTTAGGATTGACCTATTCGTATCAATTCATGAAAGGTTTCGCTTTTGATTTCTTGGCGGTTTTACATGCCGTTACCGTGATTTTGTTTTTGATTTGGATTCCCTTTGGAAAGTTTTTTCACATCATTCAAAGACCAGCCCAAATTGGCGCACATATCTATAAAAAACAAGGAATGAAAATGGGTATGGCCGTATGTCCTCATACTGGAGAAGAATTTGCTACCAAATTACACATCCAAGACTTGAAAACGGTTACAGAAGAATTAGGATTCGATTTTTCGCATGAAGATGGTACTTCTCATTTGGATTTGAGCCCAGAAGGCAAAAGATCACGATTGGCACAAGCCCATTTGAAGGCAAGACAAGCGGGAGGGAATTTGTTTGGATAA
- a CDS encoding magnesium transporter MgtE N-terminal domain-containing protein yields MKTWLDKWEPEDNEFWQNTGSAIAWKTLTITTLSLILSFASWFMMSVIAVKLPGLGFAFSKDELFWLVAIPGLAAGFLRIIHTFILPIFGTRHVVAWATLIKLIPVVGIGFAVMDTSTPFWVFAILAFTCGFGGGDFSSYMPSTSLFFPKRLKGTALGIQAGIGNFGVSLAQFVTPLILGVSLYGASAVSTSIDAKEALSVFQTVESTKQKDVFSALEPQVQTALLSSVKPAVLDSVKATIGTTDNATLFVALPAKAKAKVMANANPKLAEKIMNQLSPDTKAVVNKPIYIQSAAFWYVPFLIILSIISWFYLRSIPMHSSIKEQMDIFGNKHTWYCTITYVMTFGTFAGLSAAFPLMIKFLYGDFPNAPDPLVYAFYGPLIGSASRVAFGFVADKVGGAILTTLTGVGIIGGAIVLITQGLVAPTSLEQFPMFVGVIFLMFFFTGVGNAGTFRQYPIIFADNQRQAAGVIGWTAAIAAFGPFIFSKLIGGNLTLNGTVNQFFIGLILFCILATIINWWFYNRKGCEKPS; encoded by the coding sequence ATGAAAACATGGCTAGACAAGTGGGAACCAGAAGATAATGAATTTTGGCAAAACACCGGTAGTGCAATCGCTTGGAAAACACTCACCATTACTACACTTTCATTAATCTTATCCTTTGCTTCGTGGTTTATGATGAGTGTCATTGCTGTCAAATTACCCGGACTTGGATTTGCATTTTCAAAAGACGAATTGTTTTGGTTGGTGGCTATTCCTGGTTTAGCTGCTGGTTTTCTTAGAATCATTCACACCTTTATTTTGCCAATTTTCGGCACACGACACGTAGTAGCATGGGCAACTTTAATCAAATTGATTCCTGTAGTAGGTATTGGATTTGCGGTTATGGATACGAGTACACCTTTTTGGGTATTTGCTATTTTAGCTTTTACCTGTGGTTTTGGTGGTGGAGATTTCTCATCTTATATGCCCAGTACAAGTTTGTTTTTTCCTAAACGATTAAAAGGAACCGCATTGGGTATTCAAGCGGGTATTGGTAATTTTGGGGTGTCTTTGGCTCAATTTGTTACCCCGCTTATTTTGGGTGTTAGCCTTTATGGAGCTAGTGCTGTTTCTACCAGTATTGATGCTAAAGAGGCGCTGTCCGTTTTTCAAACTGTCGAGTCAACCAAACAAAAAGATGTATTTAGTGCATTAGAACCACAAGTACAAACCGCATTATTGTCATCTGTAAAACCTGCTGTTTTAGATTCGGTAAAAGCTACTATTGGTACTACTGATAATGCGACTCTATTTGTTGCATTACCCGCCAAAGCAAAAGCCAAAGTTATGGCAAATGCTAATCCAAAATTAGCTGAAAAAATAATGAATCAGTTGAGCCCTGATACTAAAGCTGTCGTAAATAAACCCATTTATATTCAATCGGCAGCCTTTTGGTATGTTCCATTTCTTATTATTTTATCGATTATCAGCTGGTTTTATCTCAGAAGTATTCCGATGCATTCTTCTATAAAAGAACAAATGGATATTTTTGGTAACAAACATACTTGGTATTGTACCATAACTTATGTCATGACTTTTGGAACTTTTGCTGGACTATCAGCAGCATTTCCCTTAATGATTAAGTTTTTATATGGTGATTTTCCCAATGCTCCTGATCCTTTAGTGTATGCTTTTTATGGACCATTAATTGGTTCCGCGAGCCGTGTTGCCTTTGGTTTTGTAGCTGATAAAGTGGGGGGGGCTATATTGACAACGCTGACAGGAGTAGGGATTATTGGAGGGGCTATTGTTTTAATAACCCAAGGTTTGGTAGCGCCAACTAGTTTAGAACAATTCCCAATGTTTGTTGGGGTTATATTTTTAATGTTCTTTTTTACTGGTGTGGGTAATGCAGGAACTTTTAGACAATACCCTATCATATTTGCAGATAACCAACGTCAGGCTGCAGGAGTTATTGGTTGGACGGCCGCGATTGCTGCATTTGGACCATTCATTTTTTCTAAACTTATTGGGGGTAATTTAACGCTTAATGGTACTGTTAATCAATTTTTTATAGGCCTCATTCTTTTTTGTATCTTAGCTACTATCATCAATTGGTGGTTTTACAATAGAAAAGGCTGTGAGAAACCAAGTTAG
- a CDS encoding nitrate/nitrite transporter: MNNLAQSHKILFLNTLAFTICFACWTLNGVLVTFLVDRGIFNWSVVEVGWLLGIPILSGSIFRLPIGILTDKFGGKIVFSTLLLLCAIPLFLLPFATSFWSFAVLSFLFGLVGTSFAVGIGFTSVWYPQHWQGRALGIFGMGNAGAAITTFVAPTLLTNFSQDNPAEGWKMLPVTYGIVLVVIGLLFIFLAKNKKPAVEAKELKNLLKPLQSMRVWRFGAYYFLVFGCFVAYSQWLLPNFMNVYQTSLVMSGMFATLFSLPSGVIRAFGGYLSDKFGARKVMYWVLGSSIVISFLLMFPKMEIFTAGPGVLATESGVVTQVSSSAILIDNNVHTVIPRKTVEHEKTAILPEKASWQEIVVKQNQSVKKKELIAKGITQIKFEANMWVYLVLVILIGISWGIGKAAVYKHIPEYFPNEVGVVGGMVGLIGGLGGFFGPIIFGYLLSTTGLWTSSWIFIFAISTICLIWMHKTIIKAIRVQIPQFSKHIEHE, encoded by the coding sequence ATGAATAATTTAGCGCAGTCACACAAAATTCTTTTTCTAAATACCTTAGCATTTACCATTTGCTTTGCCTGTTGGACACTCAATGGTGTATTAGTTACTTTTTTGGTAGATAGAGGTATATTTAACTGGAGTGTGGTTGAAGTGGGGTGGCTTCTCGGAATTCCAATTCTTTCAGGGTCAATATTTAGATTACCAATTGGTATTTTGACGGATAAATTTGGTGGAAAAATAGTTTTTTCTACTTTATTATTACTCTGTGCAATTCCGTTGTTTTTATTGCCTTTTGCTACTAGTTTTTGGAGTTTTGCCGTTTTGAGTTTTCTTTTTGGATTGGTAGGTACCAGTTTTGCAGTAGGCATTGGGTTTACTTCGGTTTGGTATCCGCAGCATTGGCAGGGTAGAGCCTTGGGGATTTTTGGAATGGGAAATGCCGGTGCCGCTATCACAACTTTTGTAGCTCCCACTTTACTTACAAATTTTTCTCAAGATAATCCTGCAGAGGGTTGGAAAATGTTGCCCGTCACTTATGGTATAGTCTTAGTCGTGATAGGATTGCTTTTCATCTTTTTGGCTAAAAATAAAAAACCAGCTGTTGAAGCTAAAGAGCTTAAAAATCTTCTAAAACCTTTACAATCGATGCGTGTTTGGCGTTTTGGGGCGTATTACTTTTTGGTTTTTGGATGTTTTGTAGCATATTCCCAATGGTTGTTACCCAATTTTATGAACGTTTACCAAACTTCATTGGTAATGAGCGGTATGTTTGCCACCTTATTTAGTTTGCCTTCGGGTGTAATCAGAGCTTTTGGTGGGTATTTATCGGATAAGTTTGGGGCACGAAAAGTAATGTATTGGGTATTGGGTTCCTCTATTGTAATCAGCTTTTTATTGATGTTTCCAAAAATGGAAATATTTACCGCAGGTCCAGGTGTTTTGGCTACCGAAAGTGGGGTAGTTACCCAAGTGAGTTCTAGTGCCATACTAATTGACAATAACGTACATACTGTAATTCCTCGGAAAACTGTTGAACATGAAAAAACAGCCATTTTACCTGAAAAAGCATCTTGGCAAGAAATTGTGGTGAAGCAGAATCAATCCGTTAAAAAGAAAGAACTAATCGCTAAAGGAATCACACAAATTAAGTTTGAAGCGAACATGTGGGTATACTTAGTTTTAGTGATTTTAATCGGAATCTCTTGGGGAATTGGTAAAGCAGCAGTTTACAAACATATTCCAGAGTATTTTCCAAATGAAGTGGGTGTAGTTGGAGGAATGGTTGGATTAATAGGTGGTTTGGGTGGTTTTTTTGGGCCCATTATTTTTGGGTATTTGCTCAGTACCACTGGTCTGTGGACGAGTTCTTGGATTTTTATTTTTGCTATTTCAACGATTTGTTTGATTTGGATGCACAAAACCATTATCAAAGCCATTCGCGTTCAAATCCCTCAATTTTCAAAACATATCGAACATGAGTAA